A genomic region of Plasmodium malariae genome assembly, chromosome: 14 contains the following coding sequences:
- the PmUG01_14030500 gene encoding conserved Plasmodium protein, unknown function, producing the protein MRTSFSSPIEHNNRETKNFDSLEKNYNLMTKEYEQIANINVSNNIAHFRIIKNVLILNDVIDKVNIQHVVNTFENIDGKLLLILKKNNYNFILKLLSTFYVKLCTYANYSINEHYNNIFEVTLNKNFANFPSEVKAVHENLLKNAILLLSLILAQVHSKVIPHVVTLVDYSRKIRKSEDTQLRYFYYRYINELIKSSATNSIECEKIYKLVKKEFNEKKDIIIYSAIKCLTNLFIAHPEYSIIEYEYFINYVIDSICLNSKLSILNIKYIVKLFSVLFCNCANVKYRKNSDYILVKKNEGENLDDSLSSSNVQKKKKKSTCDNNKQGPLSENNNYNDKNYKYEKKEDDENKKNYFFSDFLKIATDEIVSKINKIKIDEKEEENYIKADTIEGFLFMNNNDFNKKIVRKKKNYLYVYNFPSFLVYFKKILLNIFTDTHHDYSVLRRMHFWKKLEKYNYFGKVSPNEDSYIKRSKNYNFMRRRKSITKIGSAVDTTDKEVLINFLLEKDHKLMIEKEEANYDDESNLSAEQKRFLKSYNMLIRNTLLRCIFLESFKNLLFFSKKFTAKSIIKIINFFLSTLDIVSANCAKRKDAKMPLYTNNISNSLEIKHLIYYFTTTISHLIVHRKKDMYTIVKEKENKSELNEQYTGDVIHYADSSKNTDAYDDGEDKLNLEDEQTVADEQNENIFTKVNQVDDKCTAQNYSLEKGKNHMEDDEKELKYDMQKKEALNKQTRGYSGFSMDDQLTKSTSRNAGDNSSAAQHCNYQCQGNSGTNEDHHAEKGITLSNLNDHKEEAKTVKKNKNMNKGGIVSGGRSGSKHASRDQNGENPPRDSSIRIFIEKQVRRFLILNNDMNLDVNEKKKNDVILKALILLYNKIIINNNNIKKDKYEKYENFLKTIINNVNGIHIDIDLVRHIIHTFLSVFLKFPYYIYSLITLLVNYITIVNANFMTSLTLNTFDDIEKQVSILIISSVSLKQILYHSSSFYKIYHLNNLIFCIFDICKLFLSKVQTHPLKTINELRRIISFTLIHSILSIIIYEVISNDCYKLNDDEYMLVSANKRNIHSSSTSLISNMMNYFNKQKVLYDNVIFKLLTDVLNEILSEMDEEKLECFINSYEEQIKKKKMNSYNFFIVDNLFILVYILKCIHIILSSDMLTYLYFDYIYKIVNKLFHFLRKIYQVNYEYYNSESYEEQINNINDIDIKKKIKRDRGNSTCNYFKRESNIFYFFEYGFTQICRLINIENILLIFFIYMLAILYKITIFLRVILGTSLNSAEKVGQRNVDELGINGNVEKSKPTRHVKKQIGSNKEIYNDKEMCNNREIYNNKEMCNNREIYNNKEMCNNREIYNNKEMCNNREMCNNKEMYNNMEMYNNMEIGSIIEMDSNSEMGSNSEMGSSSKIVSDNKMGINRKMDSTNDPLSCKYYNSSNSKYVIQNDKRLLSIYEALIEAKANEETYFKFFLNHLINFVKNKDKEAFNNFVVNILERREMNSKSNIRITTSSCKRKKCLLEHINELDILNILTNNYDTYYELTLLNFIRLFKVYLEKKKYYCRIIKNVYRCILNIDLNENELIMYLLIFDELLKTKFYNNKKVKLFKSMLPVFNAINNHFNNHSNNIGNNRGNNIGNNRGNNIGNNNSNNSNSYNLLIVLTVKNMAHFICNDHNIDSFIFMYIMKLYQKYSNQMCEEGHNICVVISIILKNVILSYNKIKDGISIDGVIKYKYLEVIRSISSRNNRKTNLIYGNIHGDTYGSTHGGYLHNKSKYDPFLNKNKKPRLLHSMMKSHSLGNFRILDLGHVINSLEIMSWHKNKRRKKHPYGDKNNNDVEDDKDYESAVSGDKKQNDKSDMLEVVNGKHFNDKKTKMFEYFDILLNMLRIIPNRKNVFTTVLRNFSTVVKKLHHCINFCRVKSCLEVVLAYILKNDNVDAYTFKIKRGTNVIRLFNSLLSVLIRKKKRNRSRNGMKGNRMKRNRKGRNRKRRNAKKFTQMTKMATAKRNEKKRGKVFRRIEGKILFIFEILINSYEKKINMSLFCTINHIFGLFKMSKLKKFIYKISVIMQKNIFFSNSERVMKCSIRCLGKLLKKNIIIPLHENFDYYFLVIYNMHNTKKLDRYFLNILKLRILKYAFFNVNQWIKLFVSILNIRNIFLYDIIKCKSKDTFSKYDYKDGNNNGNNDGRIDGNSGGSNDGSNYGGNAASCNEENRADKKEGKHSYEHMNRQENNLLSNEGPLNENNKNNSYSSYFHFYTSLFNENLNFSTHINLNEEKNIIKSSCIKNKKAKYFFNVFKTGKNDFTFSYDTKLLVMKLLLFFLRKLSTSPYIYIHNDAYYGNYMKRRLKELILESGKSSDKRRYHRGSSSSRSSTSSSRSCRSRRSSSYHCSTVDVGYASLAGENERANVCGKVSGKVRGKVRGKVRGKVQDHIQGKVHGTALGRDSKHVHVQSDSDYRGCCKGKNKPKEDNDDIFSKINYIEQILICKRDTNNGTRMKEKQLKDLEKESIIENFSLYHNFESLLNVILQNVNNGIKFYKLSRYAIKVLSVYLNIFKSSKILIDDFCKSSEIRLLTNYEINIFTSLKMYYESFNFMCINFKDQKYSLGRYNSNGTSNKGSEYFQLSHFFLYPLMDIYNLFLLLNDIKLYNSNVKFEEDFFYFAMKKECIDVKRQVYEHSSYTKKHLITNEIDNSVKESVDNFSCCSSSSSSTTTILKERRTPLYSSLFFSEFDSCVYYLISYKSFCHYIINNEKAQNKLSIFNIKSVVKIVNYILYDSVILYMWSFIDCNEEDDFLNNNVHKFFTCINEKARSLSIFYFTSFPIFVKFLNVVREYVILNKKNYRIFKILIFFICYHLKEYNKSLKEDTKEVYLTFILNYLCLLVFAEGLSYNTTEYTADPGEIPKKDENNENENMNKTIERKIGVKPSQGGSNNYIDKKIVPGNKTRQSEYAPGSNYAHKMKGDSLFFFRLILDYILKHLMKCISENNVVRVLEFLSVVNNELIINEKVKEAHDLTVSKIFTLSIFLVNKFLTKKNTTTDRGKKISILLWHTLLNCFIIIEKVKDLKLKKNIKLLQKKMFLKKMNLLVEEKLSSRLLRHFFENSSINDLNSYLEQMKKYEEETITIINERDLQRLKIFYIKIIVYIHFVSTTDMLSRKSKLYYTQQILQLFIHFSNTMKMLYLYGEVSISSGKTNSRGRTNSRGRTNHSCRTNRFNHSHKYATDECANEERNGKKQIILSALNIIQNIIIQIKDKEDSLVFYFIYNLTKNNILPVIISKGLIDNIKYDELFPCNSCIEEIVCHSIKILNTLFDVFINNEVIMRIILIPFISFIYNIIHICKQDYILITKGFLIYQLDEEKITSMLKSHSESMYLHNNLIKSNFIPSDNNHMTIYFKEVINIFRNIAFKNSSFFKQILTDINSDEKLLIYNLMKESIDTEKKTELKNKQNSEKLDFSFLN; encoded by the exons ATGAGAACTAGTTTTAGTTCCCCCATAGAGCATAATAACAGGGAAACTAAAAACTTTGACAGCCTTGAGAAGAATTATAACTTAATGACAAAGGAGTATGAACAGATAGCAAACATAAACGtaagtaataatattgcCCACTTTAGAATAATTAagaatgttttaattttaaatgatgTAATAGATAAAGTGAATATACAGCATGTGGTAAATACATTTGAGAACATAGATGGCaaattactattaatattaaaaaagaataattacaattttattttaaaattattatcaacGTTTTATGTAAAACTTTGTACATATGCAAACTATAGTATTAATgaacattataataatatattcgaAGTAacgttaaataaaaattttgcaaaCTTTCCCAGTGAAGTAAAAGCTGTGCATGAAAATTTGCTCAAAAATGCTATTCTCCTACTCTCCTTAATTCTGGCTCAAGTGCATTCAAAAGTGATACCCCACGTGGTTACTCTGGTTGACTATTCGA gaaaaataagaaaatcaGAAGATACCCAACTGAGATATTTTTACTACCGATATATTAATGAGTTAATAAAAAGTTCAGCAACAAATTCAATAGAATGTGAAAAGATTTACAAGCTagtgaaaaaagaatttaatgaaaagaaagacataataatatatagtgCAATTAAATGCCTTACAAATTTGTTTATAGCCCATCCTGAATATTCCATTATagaatatgaatattttataaattatgttataGACAGCATATGTCTAAATAGCAAATTGagtattttgaatattaaatatattgtcAAGCTGTTTAGCGTACTATTTTGTAATTGTGCTAATGTgaaatacagaaaaaatagCGACTATATTttggttaaaaaaaatgaaggcGAAAATTTAGATGATTCGTTATCATCATctaatgtacaaaaaaaaaaaaaaaaaagtacttGTGACAATAATAAACAAGGACCTTTaagtgaaaataataattacaatgATAAGAATTACAAGtatgagaaaaaagaagatgatgagaacaaaaaaaattattttttttcggactttttaaaaattgcaaCAGATGAAATAgtttcaaaaattaataaaataaaaatagacgAAAAGGAGGAGGAGAATTATATTAAAGCAGACACTATCGAAgggtttttatttatgaataataacgattttaataaaaaaatagttagaaaaaaaaaaaattatttgtacgTTTATAATTTTCCATCATTTCtagtatattttaagaagatacttttaaatatattcacaGATACACATCATGACTACTCAGTATTGAGAAGAATgcatttttggaaaaaattagaaaaatacaattattttgGGAAAGTATCACCTAACGAagattcatatataaaacgttctaaaaattataattttatgagAAGGCGGAAaagtataacaaaaataGGAAGTGCAGTAGACACTACAGATAAGGAGGTGCTTATTAACTTTCTCTTAGAGAAGGATCACAAGTTAATgatagaaaaagaagaagccAATTATGATGATGAGTCAAACCTATCTGCAGAGCAAAAACGTTTTCTTAAAtcatataatatgttaattcgaaatacattattaaggtgtatttttttagaatcatttaaaaatttattgtttttttctaaaaaatttactgcaaaaagtattataaaaattataaatttttttttaagtactCTAGATATTGTGAGTGCAAATTGTGCTAAAAGGAAAGATGCAAAAATGCCTTTAtacacaaataatatatcaaatagTCTTGAAATAAAGCATTTGATATATTACTTTACTACAACTATTAGTCACCTGATTGTTCATAGAAAGAAGGACATGTACACGATAGTTAAGGAGAAGGAAAATAAGTCAGAACTAAATGAGCAGTACACAGGGGATGTGATACATTACGCCGACAGTTCGAAGAACACTGATGCGTATGATGATGGGGAAGACAAGTTAAATCTAGAGGATGAACAGACTGTAGCAGATGAGcagaatgaaaatatatttaccaaAGTTAATCAGGTTGATGATAAATGCACTGCGCAGAATTACTCTTTAGAAAAAGGGAAGAACCATATGGAAGACGACGAAAAGGAGCTAAAATATGATATGCAGAAAAAAGAAGCGTTAAATAAACAGACGAGGGGTTACAGTGGATTCTCTATGGATGATCAGTTAACAAAGAGTACTTCACGAAATGCAGGTGATAACTCTTCTGCTGCTCAACATTGCAATTATCAGTGCCAAGGAAACAGTGGTACCAATGAAGACCATCATGCTGAAAAAGGGATAACCCTCTCAAACCTCAATGACCACAAGGAGGAAGCAAAAacggtaaaaaaaaataaaaatatgaacaaaggTGGAATCGTAAGCGGAGGTAGAAGCGGAAGCAAACATGCAAGCAGAGACCAGAATGGTGAAAACCCTCCCAGAGATTCCAGCATAAGAATATTCATAGAAAAACAGGTGAGGCGCTTTCTAATCCTAAACAATGATATGAATTTGGATGtgaatgaaaagaaaaagaatgatgttattttaaaagcGTTAATCCTTTTATACAataagataataataaataataataatataaaaaaagataaatatgaaaagtatgaaaactttttaaaaacgataataaataatgtgaATGGCATTCACATCGATATAGATTTGGTAAGACATatcatacatacatttttgagcgtttttctaaaatttccatattatatatacagttTAATAACCTTATTAGTAAATTACATAACAATAGTTAACGCAAATTTTATGACTTCTTTAACATTAAATACATTTGATGATATAGAAAAACAAGTAAGTATATTGATAATTAGTTCTGTGTCGTTAAAACAAATCTTATATCACTCTTCAagcttttataaaatatatcatttaaataatttaatattttgtatatttgatATATGCAAACTGTTTCTATCAAAAGTTCAAACGCATCCACTTAAAACAATTAACGAGTTGAGAAGAATAATATCGTTTACATTAATTCATTCAATTCTTtccataattatttatgaagTAATAAGTAATGACTGTTACAAATTAAATGATGATGAGTACATGTTAGTAAGTGCAAATAAGAGGAATATCCATTCGAGTAGCACATCCTTAATAAGCAATATGATGaactattttaataaacaaaaagttttatatgataatgttatttttaaactaCTAACTGATGTTCTGAATGAAATACTAAGTGAAATGGATGAGGAAAAACTTGAATGTTTTATTAACAGCTATGaagaacaaattaaaaaaaagaaaatgaactcttataatttttttatagtagaTAATCTTTTCATTTTAGTATACATTTtgaaatgtatacatataattctTTCATCAGACATGTTGACATATCTCTATTTCgattatatttacaaaattgtaAACAAGTTGTTCCACTTTTTACGTAAAATATATCAAGTGAActatgaatattataatagcGAATCTTATGAAGAACAAATCAATAACATTAACGAcatagatataaaaaaaaaaataaaaagggacAGAGGTAATTCGActtgtaattattttaaaagagaaagtaatatattttatttctttgaaTATGGTTTTACTCAAATATGTAGGTTAATAAACATCGAAAATATactccttattttttttatatatatgcttgcAATTTTGTAcaaaattactatttttttgaGGGTAATTTTGGGAACCTCCCTGAACAGTGCAGAAAAAGTGGGGCAAAGAAATGTAGACGAGCTGGGGATAAACGGAAACGTAGAAAAAAGTAAACCAACTCGTCATGTTAAGAAGCAGATAGGTTCAAATAAGGAGATTTATAATGACAAGGAGATGTGTAATAACAGGGAGATTTATAATAACAAGGAGATGTGTAATAACAGGGAGATTTATAATAACAAGGAGATGTGTAATAACAGGGAGATTTATAATAACAAGGAGATGTGTAATAACAGGGAGATGTGTAATAACAAGGagatgtataataatatggagatgtataataatatggagATAGGTTCTATTATTGAGATGGATTCAAATAGCGAGATGGGTTCCAATAGTGAGATGGGCTCCAGTAGTAAGATAGTCTCCGATAACAAAATGGGAATCAATAGAAAGATGGATTCTACCAATGATCCCCTTTCTTGCAAATATTATAACAGTAGTAATTCCAAATATGTAATTCAAAATGACAAGCGGCTGCTTTCAATATATGAAGCGTTGATAGAAGCTAAAGCAAATGAAGAAACGtattttaagtttttcttgaatcatttaattaattttgtaaagAATAAAGATAAGGAAGCATTCAATAATTTTGTAGTTAACATCTTAGAAAGACGTGAAATGAATTCCAAGTCGAATATACGTATAACTACGAGTAGCtgtaaaagaaagaaatgtCTGCTTGAACATATAAATGAACTAGAcatattaaacattttaacCAACAATTATGATACATATTATGAACTCACTTTGCTAAATTTTATAAGGTTGTTTAAGGTATAtttagaaaagaaaaaatattattgtagaataattaaaaatgtatacagGTGCATTTTAAACATAGATTTAAACGAAAACGAGTTGATCATGTACTTGCTCATATTTGATGAACTTTTAAAAAcgaaattttataataataaaaaagtgaaGTTATTTAAAAGTATGCTACCAGTATTTAATGCTATAAACAATCATTTTAATAAtcatagtaataatattggAAATAATAGAGGGAATAATATTGGAAATAATAGAGGCAATAATattggtaataataatagcaataatagcaatagttATAATCTTCTCATCGTTCTGACGGTAAAAAATATGGCACACTTCATATGTAATGACCATAATATtgattcttttattttcatgtatATTATGAAGTTATATCAAAAGTATTCAAATCAAATGTGTGAGGAGGGTCATAACATATGTGTTGTTATTTccattatattaaaaaatgttatcttgtcttataataaaataaaagatggAATTTCCATAGATGgagtaattaaatataagtatttaGAAGTAATTAGAAGCATTTCATCTCGGAACAatagaaaaacaaatttgATATATGGCAATATCCATGGCGATACTTATGGAAGTACCCATGGCGGTTACTTACATAATAAGAGTAAATATgatccttttttaaataaaaataaaaaacccAGATTATTACATTCTATGATGAAATCACATTCTCTAGGAAATTTTAGAATTTTAGATTTAGGTCATGTTATTAATAGTTTAGAAATAATGAGTTGgcataaaaacaaaagaagaaagaaacATCCTTATGGtgataagaataataacGATGTAGAAGATGACAAGGATTATGAATCAGCTGTAAGTGGAGATAAGAAACAAAATGACAAATCAGATATGCTTGAAGTAGTAAATGGTAAAcattttaatgataaaaaaacaaaaatgtttGAATATTTTGACATCCTTCTGAACATGTTAAGGATAATACCGAACaggaaaaatgtatttacaaCTGTGTTAAGGAACTTTAGTACGGTTGTAAAGAAATTACATCATTGCATTAATTTTTGCAGAGTAAAAAGTTGTTTAGAAGTCGTGctagcatatatattaaagaacGACAATGTTGATGCGTATACCTTTAAAATTAAGAGGGGAACAAACGTTATAAGGTTGTTCAACAGTTTGTTGAGTGTCCTAATacggaaaaagaaaaggaacaGAAGTAGGAATGGAATGAAGGGGAATAGAATGAAGAGGAATAGAAAGGGGAGGAATAGAAAGAGGAGGAATGCGAAAAAGTTTACACAGATGACAAAGATGGCAACTGCGAAaagaaatgagaaaaaaCGTGGAAAAGTATTCAGACGGATTGAAGgtaaaatactttttatttttgaaatattgataaattcgtatgaaaagaaaataaacatGTCCTTATTTTGTACTATTAACCATATATTTGGTTTATTCAAAATGAGCAAGTTGAAAaagtttatttataaaatatctgTAATTATgcagaaaaatatttttttttcaaatagtGAAAGAGTTATGAAATGTTCTATACGTTGCTTGGGAAAGCTattgaaaaagaatattataataccgttacatgaaaattttgattattattttttggtaatatataatatgcataataCTAAGAAGTTAGACAGATATTTTctgaacattttaaaattaagaattttgaaatatgctttttttaatgttaatcAGTGGATTAAACTGTTTGtaagtattttaaatattagaaatattttcctttatgatattataaaatgtaaatctAAGGATACCTTCTCCAAATATGACTACAAAGATGGGAACAATAATGGGAACAATGATGGACGCATTGATGGAAACAGTGGTGGAAGCAATGATGGAAGTAACTATGGGGGGAATGCTGCAAGTTGTAACGAGGAAAACAGAGCAGATAAAAAGGAGGGTAAACATTCGTATGAACATATGAATAGGCAAGAAAATAACTTGTTATCAAATGAAGGACCATTAAACgagaacaataaaaataatagttataGTAGTTACTTCCATTTTTATACCTCTTTATTCAATgaaaatttgaatttttctactcatataaatttgaatgaagaaaaaaatattataaaaagtagttgtataaaaaataagaaagcaaaatactttttcaatgtttttaaaacaggaaaaaatgattttactttttcctaCGACACAAAACTACTAGTGATGAAATTACTGTTATTCTTTTTGAGGAAGTTAAGTACCTCACCTTATATTTACATCCACAATGATGCATATTACGGAAATTACATGAAAAGGCGTTTGAAGGAGCTTATTTTAGAAAGCGGAAAAAGCTCCGACAAGAGAAGGTATCATCGTGGTAGCAGCAGTAGTAGAAGTAGTACTAGTAGTAGTCGAAGTTGCAGAAGTAGGCGCAGTAGTAGCTACCACTGCAGTACTGTAGACGTAGGTTATGCATCACTTGCAGGGGAGAACGAACGTGCAAATGTCTGCGGTAAAGTAAGTGGTAAAGTTAGGGGCAAAGTTAGGGGCAAAGTTAGGGGCAAAGTTCAAGATCATATTCAAGGCAAAGTCCACGGTACAGCCCTTGGCAGAGATAGTAAACACGTACATGTGCAGAGCGACAGCGATTACCGTGGATGTTGTAAAGGGAAGAATAAACCCAAAGAAGATAATGACGATATATTCAGCAAAATTAATTACATTgaacaaatattaatatgcAAAAGAGATACAAATAATGGTACTAGAATGAAGGAAAAGCAGCTGAAAGACTTAGAGAAAGAAAGCATCattgaaaatttttctttatatcataattttgaATCATTgttaaatgttattttacagaatgtaaataatggaataaaatTCTATAAATTGTCAAGGTATGCTATAAAAGTATTAAGtgtatatttgaatatttttaagtctTCAAAAATACTTATTGATGATTTTTGTAAAAGCAGTGAAATCAGGTTACTCACGAATTATGAAATCAATATATTCACTTCTCTGAAAATGTATTATgaatcttttaattttatgtgtataaattttaaggATCAGAAATATAGTCTTGGTAGGTATAATTCAAATGGCACGAGTAATAAAGGCTCGGAATATTTTCAGCtctcacatttttttttgtacccCCTAATGGATATATACAATTTGTTTCTATTACTTAACGATATTAAGCTGTATAATTCTAATGTAAAATTTGAAGAAGactttttctattttgcaatgaaaaaagaatgcATTGATGTGAAGAGGCAGGTGTATGAACATAGTAGTTACACAAAAAAGCATTTAATTACTAATGAGATAGACAATTCTGTTAAAGAGAGCGTTGATAATTTTAGCTGTtgtagtagtagcagtagtagtactACTACGATATTGAAGGAAAGAAGGACTCCCCTGtattcttctttatttttttcagagTTCGATTCTTGTGTTTATTATCTCATTTCGTACAAATCTTTTTGCCactacataataaataacgaGAAAGCTCAAAATAAATTGtccatatttaatataaaatcagtcgtaaaaatagttaattatattttatatgacagtgttattttatatatgtggtCATTCATTGATTGTAATGAAGAGGAtgattttttgaataataatgtacataaattttttacctgtataaatgaaaaggCCCGAAGTCtatccattttttattttacatccTTCcctatatttgtaaaattctTGAACGTTGTAAGAGAATATGTTATAttgaataaaaagaattaccgtatttttaaaatattaattttcttcatttgttATCATTTGAAAGAATATAACAAGTCGTTAAAGGAGGACACCAAAGAGGTTTACCTAACCTTCATTTTGAATTACCTATGTTTGCTTGTATTTGCCGAAGGGTTATCGTATAATACAACGGAATATACCGCTGATCCCGGAGAAATACCAAAAAAGGATGAAAACAATGagaatgaaaatatgaataaaacgATAGAACGCAAGATTGGAGTAAAACCCTCCCAGGGGGGTAGTAACAATTACATTGACAAGAAAATTGTACCAGGTAATAAAACTCGCCAATCTGAATACGCCCCTGGTAGTAATTATGCTCATAAAATGAAAGGAGAttccctctttttttttagattaattttagattatatattaaaacatttgaTGAAATGTATAAGTGAAAATAATGTAGTACGCGTTTTAGAATTTTTATCAGTCGTTAATAATGAACTAATAATTAATGAGAAAGTTAAAGAAGCACATGATCTGACTGTAAGCAAAATATTCACTTTAAGTATCTTTCTAGTGAACAAAtttttaactaaaaaaaatactactacagataggggaaaaaaaatatccatTTTGCTCTGGCATACTCTATTAAACTGTTTCATCATaatagaaaaagtaaaagatttaaaattaaaaaagaacattaagttattacaaaaaaaaatgttcttaaaaaaaatgaatttgtTGGTGGAGGAGAAATTGTCCAGCAGATTGCTAAGACATTTTTTTGAGAATTCTTCtataaatgatttaaatAGCTATTTagaacaaatgaaaaagtatGAAGAAGagactattactattataaatGAAAGAGATTTACAGAgactaaaaatattttacattaaaataattgtgTACATTCATTTTGTTTCTACAACTGATATGTTAAGTAGGAAAAGCAAGCTATATTACACGCAGCAGATTTTGCAGCTGTTTATACATTTCTCGAATACCATGAAAATGTTGTATCTCTATGGTGAAGTTAGCATTAGCAGCGGTAAAACTAACAGCAGAGGTAGAACTAACAGCAGAGGTAGAACTAACCACAGCTGCAGAACTAACAGATTTAATCATAGCCACAAGTATGCAACTGATGAGTGTGCAAATGAGGAGAGGAACGGAAAAAAGCAAATAATCCTTTCAGCGTTAAATATTATTCAGAACATCATAATCCAAATTAAGGATAAAGAAGACTCACttgttttttactttatttataaCCTAACTAAGAATAATATTCTACCCGTAATAATAAGCAAGGGGTTAATAGacaatattaaatatgaTGAGTTATTTCCATGTAATTCATGTATAGAAGAAATAGTGTGTCattctataaaaattttaaataccCTTTTTGACGTATTTATAAACAATGAAGTGATAATGAGGATAATATTAATTCCTTTCATCAGTTTTATATACaacattatacatatatgtaaacaagactatatattaattacaaaaggatttttaatatatcaattagacgaagaaaaaataacaagTATGTTAAAAAGTCACAGTGAAAGTATGTATTTGCATAATAATCTGATCAAGTCTAATTTTATTCCTTCGGATAATAATCACATgactatttattttaaagagGTCATTAACATATTCAGAAATATTGCCTTTAAAAACTCATCATTTTTCAAACAAATTCTTACCGATATAAATTCGGATGAAAagttgttaatatataatttaatgaaagAATCAATTGATACAGAGAAAAAGAcggaattaaaaaataaacagaaTAGTGAAAAGCTAGATTTCAGTTTTTTGAATTAG